The sequence tgtttgtgtgtctgtgtgttattgGAAGCGGGTGTTATCAGTGTGGAGGAGGCGGTTCGGCCTTGAACGCGTGACAGAAGGGGTGATATGTTTCCATATTAATCACGTCgctgattttttcccctttttgtctttctctggcGCAAGCAGGAGAGCATCTGATTTGGAGGGAGCCACACTGGGCTCGTTGACAAACCTGCGGGTCTCTCCTCCTCATATTACAGACATGAAAGTGCACCTGAATCTTCAGACTGCACCGTCTGACCTGACACTCTCCCCCTACTCCCCCTGCACTCCAAGTAAAAAGCAGTAACCATCGTTTTTTACCCAAAAAAGGCTGGGATTAGGATTTGCTCCAGGTACTTTCTGGCTACTGAAACAGATCTTGGATCAGTTTACCCACTTCTAATGCTAACAGAAACCATTCAGTCTAAAAGGTGAATACTAATATAGGACTGCTGCTTTTGTGAGGAACCTATTGACATGGGTCAGCAAGATTAACCTGATCCTATGTTTGCTGGGATTAAGTCATATCTGTTTTTAAGGCTCAGGTAGAGTCGTTGTAGAGTAACAGGCAGATTAATTGGAAATTATTGGAACAGAGAAAATATTAGAAGTCTGTAATTGGTTTGTTCAATGAGAGTTAAAACGGTAAGCATTGCATTATTCAAACTGGGGATATCtgtaatacatttcacatttctgtaacTTGTTTCTAGTATGGATCAGTGTCCATAGTTTGCACAAAATGGTATCAGTCATGACTACAGGTGGGTGAGGTCATCCTGGATCAGTTACTGGGGTCAGAAAGTACCCAGAGTGTTACATCCCCTGGCTGTTGTGATTATTTAGACCAGCTGTGTTCTTTTTCCAGTTCTGATGAGCACAAAAGTCTTTCCAGGAAGACCCCACGTCTTACGTAAGTCAATGGGTCATAGACTCGAACTCCCACATATCTTACTCAGCTGTGCTCAGGTGACCAAAGCTGCTTAGGAGCTCATAAAGACTACCGGCTCTGGGCCTTAGAAATGAGAGGTTGCAGAGGGGAGTTAAGTGAGCTAATCTGGTAGCAGCAAAGTGATGTTTGCAAACACAAGGCAGACCATATGTTGTCCCCAGCTTCAGCCAGTGCTGGGTACTGCTCCATGCTGATCTCCTGTACATTCTCCTCTGAGAGATCCATACTAAAGCAAAAAGTGAACAAAGACATATGAGATGGGCTgataaatcaaattaaaaatcaaaagttacattttaagaTCATAAGAGGGTCAAGTGTTATTatgtacagtaataaaatgTTACAGATATCAAATGCCTGGGCTGGTGGTAACAACAACAGAGTGACATCTTATGTCTTTGCATAATTTCTGTATTGTACCAGACAGTTGCTGTAAGTCTAACTTGTGTGTAGAAGTAAACTGCAAACagtccattttccattttatataattatactGGTAAGCATACTCTAACTGAAGACCTTTTggtatttcaatatatttactcctgattttctgctttttcataCTTGTGTGTAAATTACAGGGCTtctgtaatttgttttatgtggttTAAGATACTACATGTTGATGGAAAGAGATTGCATAGCCAGATTCCTATGTTGTCCTGTGCATaacacagctagctaacataactaactcacacacacaaatacacacatgcacacaggatGCCCTAGTTGATCCAGTTCCTCAAAATCTGGATTCTGAATCACTGCAATGCCTtggacaaataaataattcagctcTTATTGTCCACAGATCAGATCTACAGTGTACAGGAGTGAGCTGGGACCACCCTTCCAGTGAGAGGGTTAAGCAAATTCTCTCCAACACAAGACCAACACAGACTCTTTCTATCGAGACACAGCTGTGAAGCAGGACTTATGGAAGTTGAACCGCACCAATGAATCCACCAACCTGCTCCTCTGTCTGAGCGAGCATAAAGACACAGTATCTAAACTCTTCACTGGCACCACCTGAGGTAGGGGATGTCCACACCAGGTGGCGCTCACAGCCTGCTTGTCTGAAGACCTTGAAGGGGAAGATTCCCCGGAGAGGCAAGAGACATTTCACCTGTTACgccttttaaaaacacacctgCCAACAACAATGCAACGGTCTGCCCATTCACTTACAAATATGCATTACACATCCAGGAATAGGTGCAGTCTCTCTGAAGGCTTAAAAGgactgcttgtttgttttgattcatATTGTTCCTTCAGAGCCTGGGATGTGTGCTGCTCTTTTTATGTCTGGGAGCTTAGGAGCAAAGCGCCACCGGATCTGTCCCAGACATGTGCAGACTAGCGACAGAGGCCTTAGGGACAGTGCAGAAGAAGAATAACATGCTCTGCGTGACAGGGCAGTGGTCACCAACCTATGGAGAAACATTTCCTCCCTGCACATTTGCACATTCCTGTACCATCGTGAGTCAGTGTCATTAAGCGATCCTACAAGTCCATGTTTACTGAGAGCACTAATGATTAACgctgtggtaaaaaaaaaattctggccCACTCACCCGTTTTTGTGGTGCAGAATATTCTACACCTTTCAAAGAAACATTCTCTTGTCAGATTTGTCcactttattttacacatacattgCGAATAGGATATATTTTGAATGAGCTTACTCTTTCACTAACAAACACCAGCTTCAGGATATTTACATGACAacatattttatccattttgttttgccatAGGATGGTAAGAAACTGTGATGCACATAATTTCAGACAAAGTGCTCTTTGATATTAGTGTTGAATGTAATCGGTGGCATTTGAGAAATCCTTCTCTGAGATACTGAAACCTTCATATATCCAGAAACATCATGGTTATACGATGACTgtgcattcacatttacatggaAATAACAGAGAGACCTGGACAGTCCTTCGGAAAATGAAACATGGTATGACCTGAACCAAGTTGTCCTCTTCAGCACAATGATTTGTAATTTTGATAATGAGTCTGGCAACTGGTAATGAATCTTCTTTTAGACTCTCATTGTGAGGCAGCTGTGGTTGATGAATTAATGGATATTGGTTTTATTCATACTTTTAATGTCGTTATGAAACTCCATATTTCAGGCAAGCAGTGAATCAGTTTTCAGCACAGACAACTTTTTCTAGAATTGTGACCCCTGtaatgaaaaagatgaaaaaaaaaagagttcagCCAAAATATTGACCATATCTACCACCATATCCAGAATGTCTACACAGATAGATGCACATTGTTTATAGCAAAATCAAAACTCTAGCCTTTTGTTGAATCAGTCTGACATTCTCTGAGGAGCTTCCTGTTATGTTGAACTCAAAGTTGACTTTATCTTTGTGTTACAAGCACAGTATTAActcaggacagggaaaacacaaATCAGCTCAAAAATCAACCTAAGAGGACTGAGAAATAAACATTAGAACTAAGAATAAAACTTATAAGACAAAGTGTGCAACGATGCACGTATGTGAACcacttaaaatgaacaagtacAGAAGACCACTTACATGGGCGCACTGCCTGAGCGGGACAGATGCAACAAGATGAGGAAGAGAAGAACCACAAAGCCAGCCATACCAACCCAAAATATTATGACGACGGAGTCTGTAGAGAAGACAAATGATTTCTTTACTTCATATGgcgatttttaaaaaagctacTCAAGCGCGAAACGCTTCTAATTAGAATGCCCTTTAGATATTATAACAGTAAACATGCTGTAATCCAAAAGCAATACTTACATTtgttaaatttcagttttttttcatcaacAATAACCGGATCCAGGTAATCGTAGAAATACTCATATTGCCACTGATACTCCGGGGGGTTCGTTGTATTTGTCATGCTGATCGCCAGGAGAGAATGTGTTTAAAAGTCCCAGGGCAAATCGATTGCATATGACAAAGATTTAATGCGTTCTGGTGGCGCCGAGACTTCTTAGATGAGGAAAAATCCACATAAGTAGACGCGTGAGGTGCAGATGGGCGTTATGATATACCGTAACATCGCTAACTAGCTAACGGTAAATGGCACAGCTTTTGCAGCTGGTTAAAATGAGGGGGAAtataattgttttcattaacacTAAAGTGACTGCACATAGGTGGAAATTGGTGTTATTTGTACAGACCTAATCACGCATATAATTACAACTGATATTTTAAAGTCTACTCTATATTGGATCGCTGTAATTAGAGGATTTTTAAAGCTGagtgaaaatgctaaaaaaaaaaaaaaaaaaaaaagttcattggGGGTGAGGGTAAACATGTAGGAATATTGCAACTAGCTAGGTCTTCGTGTCTTTGTGGTCATCTCATATCTACACAATACGGCCTTGGCTGCGAAACCTCAACAGTGGCATTGCTGAGACGAACAGCGGCCgttttcatgattttttatCACTACTAAGATCGCACATTCTGCGTTCCTGCCAATTCTCTAAAAGAAGATCCGATTGAAGTTTACAGCATCGTGTATAAAGAGTTCCGGTATTGACAGAATACTGTCCTTTTACTGTGACGTATTTCCGGCTGGAGAACGCCGCGCGCTGTTTTGAATCTAGAAAAGCAATGGCGGGGAATGGGAAGCCGTGTTTGAGAAATTTAACGTTTATAACGGAAAGTGGAACAGATGAGAGCTCTTATCTGGGGCTGAAAGAATTTAATTCTAAACAGGTTGAAGAGGATACAGAACCGCCTGCAGTATTTCAGTGCGGTCGCTGTCATCTCCCCGTAGGTGACTCGCTGTCTTGGGTAGGGAGTGAAGAAGAGGACAACCAGATACTGCTAAAACGTAGGTAACGTTAACTATAGCCAGTCAGTTTGCTAACTGGATGCGCCATATTGTTTCGCTGAACCTAAACGAACCTTGTCTTAAGTTATGTATTATGATAGTTAACGTTTGGAGATACTGCTCTGCTAATATTAGTATTGGTATTGCTCGTTCAACGTGGATACACTTAATGTGTATACTGTGCTGGAActcgctctagataagagcgtgtgctaagtgaatgtaatgtaatggtacaGCTAACTAGGTGATGTTATATAACCGGAAAAATTATCTCGCATCTACGTTAGCTGGCTATCCGGCTTTATCCTAGGAACGAAAAGAATTATCTGAATCAGTTGTTACAAGCCAGATAAGTATAACATTTTGAGTGGCTGTGGTGTATTTAACGAAACTGGATTGTAACCTGAAAGTTGTTCTTTAGCTGATCTTTAGCGAGTTCCTTAAGTAGCcatcaatttgaaaaaaataagatatGTAACGCAGCGTGCAAGGCATATAAAATGTAGGATTAATGTATGGAGTGTTGAGGGTTTGCATTTCATTGATGTATTGAAGTGACATGCTGTTGTtgttaccatttttatttttttaggtaCCACTGACAATGTTGTTGTTGGCAAAGAACCCTTTGTTTCCCGGACCCGCAAGGAATTAGGCTGGTATGAGAACATTAATTTATAACTTTTGTCCCCTCCAATAATCATGATTGATGCAGCAAAagactttgttttctgttgcagcCTTATTGTGAACCTGTCCTGTCTTGGCTGTTCCTCACCACTGGGCAGAGTTTACACATCCACACCAAAGAACTTGGACTACAAGAGGTCCCTATTCTGcctaaatgttgaaaatgtggatTGGTAATGGACGTTTTCTAATCTATCATTTccattgtgtgattgtgttttgaCCTGATTTAGGAATAATTGCTCAGTTGTACATTAGTAAACAGCAACGTTGATaaggattttgttttcttgggTAATAAGGCAGTCAATGTTTTAGTGTACTAACAGATTTATAGGGATAGCTCAGTAATAATACCATGCAAGTTGTCATTGTATCTTCAGGATGTGTTGGGAAGTCCACAACAATGTGCATCATCATATCATTGGATATTATGTTTGTCCtgtaggaaaaagaaaaaagctacacctttcacaaaattaaatcaatgaaaGCCTTACTCGATTAACTAACTCTGTCTGGCTGCAGCCctgatttgatttgatcttGGTTCAGTCTTGTTGACAAACAATGATACTGTACTTGTATAGTATTGGTCTGTAAGTAACATTGACTCTGGTCTTCATTGCAGTTATGTGCTTGGCTCCTCAGAGCAGAAAATGATACTGGACACACAAGAAGAGCCCGTAACATTAGAATACAGAGAGAATGTCGACGTGCAGATTGGCAAGGTGAGGTTATCGATACATGGGTGTTCATCCTTGTTTTCTGTCAgacttaaaaatacaatgagGGCTTGTTTATAAATCTCTAGGAAGGCCATACATACTCTTTGTTCAGTTAAGTAGTCTCTAGTCTCTGGTCTCTAATTTAAATAGCTCACAGATCATTTCttataaatattttgtcagtAAATTGTGTGAAGTCCTTAACAGCAGGGTCAAAAATAGTTTTCTCTGAAGTAATTTCTGATGAATTGCTTAGCATCTCTTAAGTAGTTAAGTACTGTGTCCATATATTACTTTCTGGTCTAAAACACCAGATCTTAAACTTGAAGCATGGGGTGCATTGGAAAATGGGGGTATGGCAATTTAGTTAGGGAATCAAACTACAAGTCAGTTAGCCATGAAAAGCATGGCAAAATGCTTATTAGTGGGGAACAGGCAGTAGGTAGATAGAGCAATTAAGAAATTGTGACTACAGCCAGTCAGTACTGGTTGTGCTTTGTGATTGTAATAAGACTTAGAAATTGTCACAGAAGTTTCAAGAGACTGTCCTGTGGTGTAAACGGGTTGTTATTTGTAATGAACAC comes from Megalops cyprinoides isolate fMegCyp1 chromosome 3, fMegCyp1.pri, whole genome shotgun sequence and encodes:
- the mis18a gene encoding protein Mis18-alpha produces the protein MAGNGKPCLRNLTFITESGTDESSYLGLKEFNSKQVEEDTEPPAVFQCGRCHLPVGDSLSWVGSEEEDNQILLKRTTDNVVVGKEPFVSRTRKELGCLIVNLSCLGCSSPLGRVYTSTPKNLDYKRSLFCLNVENVDCYVLGSSEQKMILDTQEEPVTLEYRENVDVQIGKIKAIAVSMAQRLFEIEAKLQNKGQCSDKHWQP